From a single Portunus trituberculatus isolate SZX2019 chromosome 15, ASM1759143v1, whole genome shotgun sequence genomic region:
- the LOC123504079 gene encoding retinol dehydrogenase 13-like isoform X1: protein MVRSDMNFQAPKYFLRIAGLGAFVGGVVVFKEFTGGGNYSGDENLAGKTVIVTGANTGIGKETALSLAKHRARVILACRDMDKCREARKDIALESLNKHVYCEECDLASQESIRKFADRINQKEARLDLLINNAGVMRCKKSYTKEGIELQLGTNHMGHFLLTHLLLDKLKASVPSRVVNVSSVAHERGKINFADLNSAKNYDEGEAYAQSKLANILFTRELAERLAGSGVTCNAVHPGLVYTDIGRHMSINKSWLAMFVLHPFLWLFLKTPRQGAQTIVHAALSPDLAEVTGKYFSNMKETAVSEAAQDREAARRLWAISDCWTGLS, encoded by the exons ATGGTTAG aAGTGACATGAACTTCCAGGCACCAAAATACTTTCTGCGCATTGCTGGGCTAGGGGCATTTGttggaggagtggtggtgttcAA GGAATTCACAGGTGGTGGGAATTACAGTGGGGATGAAAATCTGGCTGGCAAGACAGTTATAGTGACGGGTGCCAACACAGGGATAGGGAAGGAGACGGCACTCAGCCTGGCCAAGCACAGAGCCAGAGTCATCTTGGCTTGTAGGGACATGGACAAATGTCGAGAG GCAAGGAAAGATATTGCATTGGAAAGCCTTAACAAGCATGTCTATTGTGAGGAATGTGATTTGGCCTCACAAGAGTCTATCAGGAAATTTGCTGACAGGATTAATCAAA AGGAGGCACGACTGGACTTGCTGATTAACAATGCTGGAGTGATGAGGTGCAAGAAGTCATATACGAAGGAAGGCATTGAACTGCAACTTGGCACAAACCACATGGGCCACTTTCTTCTCACTCACCTTCTTCTTGATAAACTAAAG GCGTCAGTGCCAAGTCGTGTGGTGAATGTATCAAGTGTTGCACATGAGCGTGGGAAGATCAACTTTGCAGACCTCAACAGTGCTAAAAATTATGATGAAGGAGAGGCTTATGCACAGAGCAAACTGGCCAACATCCTATTCACCCGGGAACTTGCTGAGAGGTTGGCTG GATCAGGAGTAACCTGCAATGCTGTTCATCCTGGCTTGGTTTACACTGACATTGGACGGCACATGAGCATCAACAAGAGCTGGTTGGCAATGTTTGTGCTTCATCCATTCTTGTGGCTTTTCCTTAAGACTCCTCGACAAGGTGCTCAGACCATCGTCCATGCAGCCCTCAGCCCTGACCTGGCTGAAGTGACTGGGAAGTACTTCAG CAACATGAAGGAAACTGCCGTGTCAGAAGCTGCTCAGGACAGAGAGGCTGCCAGAAGGTTATGGGCAATCAGTGACTGCTGGACTGGGCTATCCTAA
- the LOC123504077 gene encoding uncharacterized protein LOC123504077, which yields MSIAKLDLSVALKLAFVEDSLAKVEQYRHQLQKNARKVKEEIHEVVDRQVGSLRMRERQLVRQVEVVTAHETCRLGTQQARLMHSKGALTATSDLLDHCADSESNTLAKIKVDEMFSPQEVQPAKQVSVQLDETDLTSAISQFGSVQLPDSITHHPSPVIPVKVEEYEDEEHDVLHKSVACAASEPSAPMHIKVQFPRLANHSWLFKQNGSSSSAFKPPKTIVTQETKSSDVVAWLGDLKLSTALPEEDSSVNQCDDGFDLVGTPTTSEGSSIEIVHFLDKECSSPGSALCEIENAHDLINDKSRWLSSRTPEQPNEEKLDVSSACMANETCQSFKDCLCQNKCRENALEKLQQTADFKAKTSRKRTFSEAEGIQAVLTHMVKILSSENSQWLLKKHGGELPRPPKCVMYNSPGDTWLRQCSDSPTKTFPRAHLSSHCNTWLLKHLKNQKNAQEKDEKEKEKYTDEKDNRITSEALSEALKRVCIDPAKRKCLGDESNLYSCSASLTFSDQPWLLARKCDTNKLTSKDQWQEKDKTCKPQWLSSSRDLSPGKEASIIGLPISLQGFVSPLDSEANSWLLH from the exons ATGTCCATAGCAAAGCTGGATCTTTCAGTGGCCCTCAAGCTGGCCTTTGTGGAGGACTCACTCGCCAAAGTGGAGCAGTACAGGCACCAGTTGCAGAAAAATGCTCGAAAG GTCAAGGAGGAGATTCATGAGGTGGTGGATCGCCAGGTTGGATCACTGCGTATGAGGGAGAGGCAGCTGGTTAGGCAGGTGGAG GTTGTTACTGCCCATGAGACTTGTCGCCTTGGCACCCAACAGGCCCGTTTGATGCACAGCAAAGGTGCCCTGACAGCTACTTCAGATTTGCTGGACCATTGTGCCGATTCAGAATCAAACACTCTCGCTAAAATTAAAGTGGATGAGATGTTCTC TCCACAAGAAGTCCAACCTGCAAAGCAGGTTTCAGTCCAGCTGGATGAAACTGACCTTACTTCAGCAATATCTCAATTTGGTTCTGTTCAGCTGCCTGACTCCATCACCCACCATCCTTCTCCTGTCATTCCAGTGAA GGTTGAGGAGTATGAGGATGAAGAGCATGATGTGCTGCACAAGAGTGTCGCCTGTGCTGCCTCAGAGCCCAGTGCTCCCATGCACATCAAGGTCCAATTCCCACGTCTTGCCAACCACAGCTGGCTCTTCAAGCAGAATGGGAGTTCTTCCTCTGCCTTCAAACCTCCCAAG ACAATAGTGACTCAAGAAACCAAGTCTAGTGATGTTGTTGCCTGGCTTGGAGATTTAAAGCTATCTACAGCACTCCCTGAGGAAGATTCTAGTGTCAATCAGTGTGATGATGGTTTTGACCTGGTGGGAACACCAACAACATCTGAAGGTTCCAGCATTGAAATTGTTCATTTTCTAGATAAG GAATGTTCATCACCTGGTTCAGCACTGTGTGAGATCGAGAATGCTCATGATCTAATTAATGATAAGTCACGTTGGCTGAGCAGCAGGACACCAGAGCaaccaaatgaagaaaaactggatgTCTCCTCTGCCTGCATGGCTAATGAGACATGTCAGTCATTCAAGGACTGTCTCTGTCAAAATAAATGCCGTGAGAATGCACTGGAAAAACTGCAGCAGACTGCTGATTTCAAGGCCAAGACAAGCCGCAAAAGGACTTTTTCTGAGGCTGAGGGCATCCAAGCTGTCCTCACCCACATGGTTAAAATATTATCCTCTGAAAATTCTCAGTGGCTGTTGAAGAAACATGGAGGAGAATTACCAAGGCCACCAAAATGTGTCATGTACAACTCCCCTGGAGACACTTGGTTGCGTCAGTGTTCCGACTCCCCCACCAAGACCTTTCCTCGAGCTCACTTGTCTTCTCACTGCAACACCTGGCTGCTGAAACATCTCAAGAATCAGAAGAATGctcaggaaaaagatgaaaaggaaaaggaaaagtacacCGATGAGAAAGACAACAGGATCACCTCAGAAGCCTTATCAGAAGCATTAAAGAGAGTCTGTATTGATCCAGCTAAAAGAAAATGTCTTGGTGATGAAAGCAACCTCTACTCCTGTTCAGCCTCCCTCACCTTCAGTGACCAGCCATGGTTGTTGGCAAGGAAGTGTGATACAAATAAACTGACTTCCAAGGATCAGTGGCAAGAAAAGGACAAGACTTGTAAGCCCCAATGGCTCTCTTCATCTAGAGACTTGAGTCCAGGAAAGGAGGCTAGCATCATAGGACTTCCCATTAGTTTGCAAGGGTTTGTATCACCATTAGATAGTGAAGCAAATTCTTGGCTACTTCATTGA
- the LOC123504079 gene encoding retinol dehydrogenase 13-like isoform X2, which produces MNFQAPKYFLRIAGLGAFVGGVVVFKEFTGGGNYSGDENLAGKTVIVTGANTGIGKETALSLAKHRARVILACRDMDKCREARKDIALESLNKHVYCEECDLASQESIRKFADRINQKEARLDLLINNAGVMRCKKSYTKEGIELQLGTNHMGHFLLTHLLLDKLKASVPSRVVNVSSVAHERGKINFADLNSAKNYDEGEAYAQSKLANILFTRELAERLAGSGVTCNAVHPGLVYTDIGRHMSINKSWLAMFVLHPFLWLFLKTPRQGAQTIVHAALSPDLAEVTGKYFSNMKETAVSEAAQDREAARRLWAISDCWTGLS; this is translated from the exons ATGAACTTCCAGGCACCAAAATACTTTCTGCGCATTGCTGGGCTAGGGGCATTTGttggaggagtggtggtgttcAA GGAATTCACAGGTGGTGGGAATTACAGTGGGGATGAAAATCTGGCTGGCAAGACAGTTATAGTGACGGGTGCCAACACAGGGATAGGGAAGGAGACGGCACTCAGCCTGGCCAAGCACAGAGCCAGAGTCATCTTGGCTTGTAGGGACATGGACAAATGTCGAGAG GCAAGGAAAGATATTGCATTGGAAAGCCTTAACAAGCATGTCTATTGTGAGGAATGTGATTTGGCCTCACAAGAGTCTATCAGGAAATTTGCTGACAGGATTAATCAAA AGGAGGCACGACTGGACTTGCTGATTAACAATGCTGGAGTGATGAGGTGCAAGAAGTCATATACGAAGGAAGGCATTGAACTGCAACTTGGCACAAACCACATGGGCCACTTTCTTCTCACTCACCTTCTTCTTGATAAACTAAAG GCGTCAGTGCCAAGTCGTGTGGTGAATGTATCAAGTGTTGCACATGAGCGTGGGAAGATCAACTTTGCAGACCTCAACAGTGCTAAAAATTATGATGAAGGAGAGGCTTATGCACAGAGCAAACTGGCCAACATCCTATTCACCCGGGAACTTGCTGAGAGGTTGGCTG GATCAGGAGTAACCTGCAATGCTGTTCATCCTGGCTTGGTTTACACTGACATTGGACGGCACATGAGCATCAACAAGAGCTGGTTGGCAATGTTTGTGCTTCATCCATTCTTGTGGCTTTTCCTTAAGACTCCTCGACAAGGTGCTCAGACCATCGTCCATGCAGCCCTCAGCCCTGACCTGGCTGAAGTGACTGGGAAGTACTTCAG CAACATGAAGGAAACTGCCGTGTCAGAAGCTGCTCAGGACAGAGAGGCTGCCAGAAGGTTATGGGCAATCAGTGACTGCTGGACTGGGCTATCCTAA
- the LOC123504082 gene encoding uncharacterized protein LOC123504082 isoform X2 — MVMTGVMMLVKCPVNTTATITTTNTTNITQTLLNDTFTDEVVLDFNKPEDDLEEGNKGVRCLEASGTDVGGTDDDKQASAMDSDSGNVDAMEGNSSAISNSSRIGSPDGNSTAITNDTKMFLIKCPWLPDPETEVLGVYSEEKLILVAGIFIAYSGVYFILSFCVLVGVFTSSVTLLQGWVAFTGFHNLLILATLLVPLPFTTLTHLFLSIAYFILSLYTWAVVKSYMHALKVELNKPLLPEGSITDYTVDGVDVTEIPVQV, encoded by the exons ATGGTGATGACCGGGGTGATGATGCTGGTGAAATGCCCcgtcaacaccactgccaccatcaccaccaccaacaccaccaacatcacccaAACACTGCTAAACGACACCTTCACTGACGAGGTCGTTTTGGACTTCAATAAGCCTGAGGACGACTTGGAGGAGGGTAACAAGGGAGTGAGGTGCCTAGAGGCGTCTGGCACTGATGTTGGTGGCACTGACGATGACAAGCAGGCTTCAGCTATGGACAGTGACAGTGGTAATGTTGATGCAATGGAGGGTAACAGCAGTGCcatcagtaacagcagtagaatTGGGTCCCCAGACGGTAACAGTACTGCTATCACTAACGACACCAAGATGTTTTTGATAAAGTGTCCGTGGCTGCCTGACCCAGAGACTGAAGTCCTTGGGGTGTACAGTGAGGAGAAAT taaTCCTGGTGGCAGGAATCTTCATTGCCTACTCCGGTGTTTACTTCATCCTATCCTTCTGCGTGTTGGTGGGTGTCTTCACG AGTTCGGTGACGTTGCTGCAAGGATGGGTAGCGTTCACGGGTTTCCACAACTTACTGATCCTGGCTACACTCCTTGTTCCACTTCCTTTCACCACCCTGACgcacctcttcctttccatcgcCTACTTCATCCTCTCGCTATACACGTGGGCGGTGGTCAAATCTTACATGCACGCCCTCAAGGTGGAGCTGAACAAGCCGCTGCTCCCTGAAGGCTCCATCACGGATTACACTGTAGATGGGGTGGATGTCACGGAAATCCCAGTACAAgtgtaa
- the LOC123504079 gene encoding retinol dehydrogenase 13-like isoform X3 — MVRSDMNFQAPKYFLRIAGLGAFVGGVVVFKEFTGGGNYSGDENLAGKTVIVTGANTGIGKETALSLAKHRARVILACRDMDKCREARKDIALESLNKHVYCEECDLASQESIRKFADRINQKEARLDLLINNAGVMRCKKSYTKEGIELQLGTNHMGHFLLTHLLLDKLKASVPSRVVNVSSVAHERGKINFADLNSAKNYDEGEAYAQSKLANILFTRELAERLAGSGVTCNAVHPGLVYTDIGRHMSINKSWLAMFVLHPFLWLFLKTPRQGAQTIVHAALSPDLAEVTGKYFRCELLVDVCVVFSKGHGLAT; from the exons ATGGTTAG aAGTGACATGAACTTCCAGGCACCAAAATACTTTCTGCGCATTGCTGGGCTAGGGGCATTTGttggaggagtggtggtgttcAA GGAATTCACAGGTGGTGGGAATTACAGTGGGGATGAAAATCTGGCTGGCAAGACAGTTATAGTGACGGGTGCCAACACAGGGATAGGGAAGGAGACGGCACTCAGCCTGGCCAAGCACAGAGCCAGAGTCATCTTGGCTTGTAGGGACATGGACAAATGTCGAGAG GCAAGGAAAGATATTGCATTGGAAAGCCTTAACAAGCATGTCTATTGTGAGGAATGTGATTTGGCCTCACAAGAGTCTATCAGGAAATTTGCTGACAGGATTAATCAAA AGGAGGCACGACTGGACTTGCTGATTAACAATGCTGGAGTGATGAGGTGCAAGAAGTCATATACGAAGGAAGGCATTGAACTGCAACTTGGCACAAACCACATGGGCCACTTTCTTCTCACTCACCTTCTTCTTGATAAACTAAAG GCGTCAGTGCCAAGTCGTGTGGTGAATGTATCAAGTGTTGCACATGAGCGTGGGAAGATCAACTTTGCAGACCTCAACAGTGCTAAAAATTATGATGAAGGAGAGGCTTATGCACAGAGCAAACTGGCCAACATCCTATTCACCCGGGAACTTGCTGAGAGGTTGGCTG GATCAGGAGTAACCTGCAATGCTGTTCATCCTGGCTTGGTTTACACTGACATTGGACGGCACATGAGCATCAACAAGAGCTGGTTGGCAATGTTTGTGCTTCATCCATTCTTGTGGCTTTTCCTTAAGACTCCTCGACAAGGTGCTCAGACCATCGTCCATGCAGCCCTCAGCCCTGACCTGGCTGAAGTGACTGGGAAGTACTTCAGGTGTGAACTGCTGGTagatgtgtgtgtagtgttcaGCAAGGGTCATGGTTTAg CAACATGA
- the LOC123504082 gene encoding uncharacterized protein LOC123504082 isoform X1 — MYMNTRANLDYWSTDNCCLRWSLRTGAIVIGFFSLVWQALMVMTGVMMLVKCPVNTTATITTTNTTNITQTLLNDTFTDEVVLDFNKPEDDLEEGNKGVRCLEASGTDVGGTDDDKQASAMDSDSGNVDAMEGNSSAISNSSRIGSPDGNSTAITNDTKMFLIKCPWLPDPETEVLGVYSEEKLILVAGIFIAYSGVYFILSFCVLVGVFTSSVTLLQGWVAFTGFHNLLILATLLVPLPFTTLTHLFLSIAYFILSLYTWAVVKSYMHALKVELNKPLLPEGSITDYTVDGVDVTEIPVQV, encoded by the exons ATGTATATGAACACCAGGGCCAATCTGGACTACTGGTCTACTGATAACTGCTGCCTGCGATGGTCTCTCAGAACTGGAGCTATCGTTATCGGATTTTTCTCTCTG GTGTGGCAAGCTCTGATGGTGATGACCGGGGTGATGATGCTGGTGAAATGCCCcgtcaacaccactgccaccatcaccaccaccaacaccaccaacatcacccaAACACTGCTAAACGACACCTTCACTGACGAGGTCGTTTTGGACTTCAATAAGCCTGAGGACGACTTGGAGGAGGGTAACAAGGGAGTGAGGTGCCTAGAGGCGTCTGGCACTGATGTTGGTGGCACTGACGATGACAAGCAGGCTTCAGCTATGGACAGTGACAGTGGTAATGTTGATGCAATGGAGGGTAACAGCAGTGCcatcagtaacagcagtagaatTGGGTCCCCAGACGGTAACAGTACTGCTATCACTAACGACACCAAGATGTTTTTGATAAAGTGTCCGTGGCTGCCTGACCCAGAGACTGAAGTCCTTGGGGTGTACAGTGAGGAGAAAT taaTCCTGGTGGCAGGAATCTTCATTGCCTACTCCGGTGTTTACTTCATCCTATCCTTCTGCGTGTTGGTGGGTGTCTTCACG AGTTCGGTGACGTTGCTGCAAGGATGGGTAGCGTTCACGGGTTTCCACAACTTACTGATCCTGGCTACACTCCTTGTTCCACTTCCTTTCACCACCCTGACgcacctcttcctttccatcgcCTACTTCATCCTCTCGCTATACACGTGGGCGGTGGTCAAATCTTACATGCACGCCCTCAAGGTGGAGCTGAACAAGCCGCTGCTCCCTGAAGGCTCCATCACGGATTACACTGTAGATGGGGTGGATGTCACGGAAATCCCAGTACAAgtgtaa